The window CACAATTTTCAAGCAGTATGGGAAAGAAAAAGGATCTCTCTGTTGCTGAAAAGCGTGAAATAGTTGAATGCCTTGGACATGTAATGAAAACCTTAGATATTtcacaaaaatttaaatttaaaaagataacaatgttagccttttttgcagctatagggcatatatggtatcactctatcaaacaagaagacagcatgTAACTacaacggtgtttgctagttcaccttacatgcattaatgtaataacgtggttagcctactcaatgtaaattacacacgaacaacattaagccaCTCActcagagaagaacggctgctgctgctatcatcatccgtcatcacagtatcaccttaaagcacttgttgcaggctgttgagtttgcatcttttgctgtgaagtacagccagacttttgagcGCTTcgctttgggcatttttaatctgtagctctgctctaaaagaacgtatgtacctgggcccgcctacttccttggaaaggtaaaatgattggctagaatccaaagtgtatgacatcgcaggaaaaaaaaaaagcaccgaaatgtgcgctgcttttcggtctggttactaccgtttatgtcagaaccggtgcacCGGATACTGGCACCCATCCCTACCCCTAACCAATACTCACAAGCAGAAACGGCTGCAGTGGGCCCAGAACTACATGACGACTAGTTTTAAAACAGTCTTGTTCACTGATGAGTGCCATACAACCGTGGATGGTCCAGATGGATGGTGGTGGCTGGTTGGTGGATGGCCACCATGTCCCAACAAGGCTGTGACATCAGCAAGGAGGTGGTGGAGTCATGTCTTGGGGCGGAATCACAGGGAGAGAGCTGGTCCGGCCCTTTAGGGCCCCTGAACGTGTGAAAATGGCCACTGCAAAGTATGTGGATTTTCTGACTGACCACTTTCTTCCATGATAGAAAAAGAAGAACCATACTTTCCGCAACAAAATCATCTTCATGTTAGACAATGCACCATCTCATGCTGCAAGGAATACCTCTGCATCATTGGCTGCTATCAGCATAAAAGGAGAGAAACTCATATTGTGACCCTCATCCTCCCCTAACCTCAATCCTATTGAGAACCTTTGGAGCATCCTCAAGCAAAAAACTATGAGGGTGGTAGGCAGTTCACATCCAAACAGCAGCTCTGGGAGGCTATTCTGACATCCTGCAAAGACATTCAAGCAGAAACTCTccaaaaactcacaagttccatGGATGCAAGAACTGTGAAACTGCTATCAAATAAGGGGTCCTATGTTAATATGTAACTTGACCTTTTAAGAGGTTTTTGATTGAAATAGCTTTTGATTTCAGTAAATATAATCTCCTAATGCTGCAAATTCAACAAATGACCACTTTCAATTCTCTACaatctttaaaatgttttgaaactCTGTTTGCGTAATAATTTGGAACAGtgcattttaagttttttatttttgaaaaacatacTGTTTTCATTGGGAGGTTTGTTGAGTAACATTTGAATTATACTCTAATGCTTGATGACTCGAAAATCATGCTGTCATTTGAATCGACTATTTAGGAAAATCAGAGAAAATATCATTTGCATGATAATTTGGAACGCGGTGTATATTTAAAGATAGTATTGTCAGCTCACAACATATTCTAGCAAAGTATGTAGCTGTCCTTCGAACTAAGTTCAGAAAAAAACTGGCTACAAATGTAATGACTACAAAAAACATTAAGCTACTTCCTTTTTCAACAGTTTAAAAGTTTATATTTGTGTATCTTTCTCAGGTTTTGAACCTACAATCATTTGTATGAGCATATCTGTCTACCTGTCTACACTGTACGTGTATGAATGGATCCCAGTGATGCAATAATGCTTATAAAATACAGAGTTACTTGTGTCTACTCTGAAGCCTAAACCATAAAATAAttaccctttttaaaaaaaaacaaaaaaacaatggagtatcaaataagtaaataaacattAATTGGCATATatgagttaaaaaaaacccccaataacaactcatgtatcaaatatgattCACTTGGCGTTACGTTGTCGATGAAATTCTCAGCAGTCACTAGTGCCTACAATACCCAGAATCCCCTGCTGCTCCAGCAAATCTGGCGTACCGAACGTTAGTTACGCAACGTAGTTTCAAAGGTTGTATACATCTGTCGGGGTTCCCGTCCAGGAAATATGATGTGACTGTAAGTTAAGAaagttttttgtgctttttgatGACAATGAACCTTCCACAGGTAAGAGTCTGTCTGGctctaataaataaaatatataaaaagtgGGCCTACTTTGTTCATGAAATGAAACACAGCTTTGACTGTTAACAGTGCGAGAACACGGCGCGGAAATGCATCGAAAATCATCGCTTctggattttaaaaaagaaaacatgaccaCAATAGCTAAATGAACGTCTTGAAAACAGTAGTTATCACTCCAAAACATCTGGAAAACAGGATTCAAAGCTTTTTTATGTGAAAAATATCCCACTTGAAAAACTTTCTAAAAGCCAGTTGTTCGCTCTGTTCGGTCTGAACGTTATCAGAGTAGCTTACCTCTCTGAGTGTTTGTGAAATGTCAAAGAATATCTTTGGGCACACTAGAGTTTCAGATTTGTGTATTAATTCAAGGTCCTGCTGGTTTTCGttcatttcttttcctcttataaataaataaagctttcttttaattaatCCATTGCAGTGTGTTATGTTACTGCATTTTAGTCACTTATGTTTCCCCACATCTCAACTggtctgtttctctctgttatCCAGCAGATAAGAGCTGATATTCTGTCTGCTTTCACCACTCAcctctttctctttgtttccAGGTCTTTTCAGTCTGCTGTCATGAGCTCTTGATGTCTGTCTTGTTATAAGTCATCATGAGTGGTGCTGCGCTGGCTGTTGTGGTGGTGGTCGTTTTTTTCTTGGCCCTCTACCTCCTCCAGCGTTATGGAGATCTGTGGAAGCAGCAGAGGCTGGTCCTGTTTGGAACGCTGCTGTCCTGGTACCTGTGCTTCCTCATCGTCTTCATCCTACCACTTGATGTCAGCATGGTACTAGACATTAATTTCTTTATTAGtgtaactttattttttcagggggtgggggtgggcaAGAGTAAGatttttatgtgctttttgaAAAAATTTCTCTAAGTAAGGTTGagctgtgtgtttatttatacaAATCTCACCTCTGGGGTCTTATATTAACTATGTTCACTGCACTTTTACATGTCTTTGCCTGACTGTGCAAACTCTACTCTTCTGCCAGGCTGTCTACAATCAGTGCAATTCTAACATTGCAAACACCACTACTGCAACTCCAACGAACCCCAGTAGTAGGAGTGAGGCCAACTTGTCTCCTTTTCCATCTATGAGGTAAAGACGTTGTTTTGATTTATCAGAAATAGGGCCATAGTTTTCCAGATTTGCTCCACCGCCATGCAGCATTATACATAACACAGCAGATAATCTGCTGATCTGCACATATCCACTTTGTCCGTGTTTGTTTAGCAAAGGAGCCAGCATTCCACGGGGATCTCATAATCTCATTTGCTCATCTTTCACATGACTTCTCCATGTATTTGATTGCTTTAAGCCCAAGTAAAGCCTTACAACTGAACAGACTTTATTCACTCAGTTCAAGTCACTCTACTGTTTTGTTTGGTATTCTAAAACTGTTAAGAATCAGCGTTTTTTTGCTTATTTGTAATTCCCCTAGATGATATCAGTACTCATCATTTTTATGTGTTACATACACTCACCggccactttattagttacACCTAGTTAGCAATGGGTTGGACTCCTTTAATTCTTTGGGGCATAGATTCAAGAAGTCGCTCTTATCAAtactgacatgatagcatcacataaTTCCTGCAGAATTGTCAGCTGCACTTGCATGATTATAATTTCTCCTTCCACCACATTCCAAAGGTGCTCAATGgaattgagatctggtgactgtggagaccTTTTGAGATACTCCAGTAggctctcttgtttaaacaatgctcagctgATATTAAGGGGACGAAAgtctgccaagaaaatatcttcACAGCATTACACCACAGCCAGCAGCATCCTGAAGTGTTGATACATGTTGGCATAAacatgtagcttgccatcaccagtgtgtgaatgggtggatgactggatatgtaaagcgctttggggtccttagggactagtaaagcgctatataaatacagaccatttaccattttaccattttatgCCAAATTCACAAATGAGTAGTTATTCAACTTACTATTGCCTTCCTATCAGATATTTCCGTGAACGAGCAAGTGTATCTAACACAGTGGCTGATCGGTGTCATCTCTCAGATTTCACCCTAATACAATGGAGGTGAATTAAATTCCATTCGTGGCTCTCGCAGCTTTGAGAAATACAGTTTTAGAATTCAGGAGTAATACTTCTTTACAAAAATGTTACCGCATTTAGTTCgtacattgttttattttattggagCTATTTTTTATTAGAAATCTGTCATGAAATGTGGGGGCACTGAACCTTTTAGGGGCAATGAGTGATTTTGAAATGGCAACAAAATccatactgtgtatattttatGGATTCAAGGTGTGGTTGTGTTAAAGTTGTGATGATGTATCATGTGGCTTTTGAGCATTTAGAATTTTATACCTGGCTTCCAGTGtgctttttttctctaattCTTTAATCTTCTGTGTGCGCTTCAGTCCACCAGGCAAGTGTGAGGAGCCTTGGACTTATATTCCAAATGACACCCTCGAAGTGTTTTGGAGAGTTGTATACTGGACGTCTCAGTTTCTTACATGGTAAGATCCTCTTACTCATAAACATACGATAAATAAATCGTCCCATGTTAGGAGTCAGGATGTCTAAGTgttccaccagagggcactctcTATCCTCCCTGTTGGCAATAGGTGTATCTGATATCTCTGTGTTGGTGTTGGTCCTGGATCATCATAGTTACTGTTGGTCTGGATTCATCATTTCATGTGACCAGTCACATTGTTATGATGCCATAGTTTTGCGATGTGAAAACGGACCTGCCGATGTTCACTCAGGAAAAAAGGGTTATGGGGTCTGATCAGGCTTAGGCAGAGTGCAAATGAGTTGTTGTGACATTAAAACCAGACTGTTTTGAAAAAAGTTATCATATTATCTTAGTAATGAGTCTGACTAACTaactaaatattaaaaatgttaagGAAATGTGTTTATCTGTAATGCGTCTCCAAAAAATATTAGctgatatttttaatttttaaatcagCAATAATCGGTGAAAAAATTCCTATATCAGTTGGGCTCTAattcattcttcttctttttttttttttacacactaTTCTACCTtaagttaaaaaatgttttgactttccttttctctctgtttctttctgtctgttcTCTGTGTGAGCATGCAGGCTGCTGTTGCCCTTTATGCAGTCTTATGCACGCTCAGGAGCTTTCTCAGTGGTTGGAAAgatcaaaacagctttaattgaAAATGCACTTTATTATGGCTCATACCTTCTCATCTTCATCGCTCTGCTCATCTATGTGGCTGTTCAGCTAAAGTGGAAACTGACCTTGTAAGTCGAGTTGGAACTGTATGCACTATATTTCAATTTGTGCTTTCTGGTTAGCATAATCAGCATAAtctactttctttcttttaaatcatgTAGGGCGGACCTCCAGACCATAGGGATTACAGCTGCCAACACCTGGGGACTCTTCCTCCTGGTCCTGTTGCTAGGCTATGGCTTGGTGGAAATCCCACGGTCTTATTGGCTGTCATCTTCCCACAATTACGTGCTATCCAAGAGCTACTTCAAGGTAGCAAAGATGGCTACTGAGAAGGCAGAGGCAGATGAGAAACTTGCAGATGTCATGGAGGCAAGGGTTAACCTTGAAACAGAATAAAGAATAAACTGCagcatattaattttttttctttacaaaaatAATCTGCTTTTTTTAACAGGAGGTTGCAGGCATCCATGCCTCTGTCAGGCAAAACCACTTTCTAAGGAAGTATGTGGACATAATTTTGACAAAGGTAAGAAATGAAACCAAATTCCACAAACAATTTTTTCCTCATGCATATATTGTGCATTTTCAGCTTGTACACTGGGCTCATTTGAGTGTCATTTCACTTCAGTGTCCCACAAAGTACCAAGAAGAGATGGGAATAAATGTGGAAATCTCTCGCGTGGACCAGAATGCCCCTCCCACCAAAAGAGTCCTAGTTAAACTtcatgaaaaagtaattaattctttttaaaattgcactgtgaattaaaaaaaaataaagcaaaaaaatatgATTACACATTAAAATGCCTGTAAAAAGTGTTTGCCCATCTTTCCTGTATGTTTTGTATttgcgtgtgtgttttcaggTGGTCAGCGCAGTGCAAAGACACAATCAGACTCAGGTTCAGTGGTCTATCCTGTTAGAGCAGGCCTTTCATCTGGAAGATGTAGCAAAAAGCCGGAACAGCTCGCTCCGACACTTCACCCACAGCTTCCCTTTAGCACACCGTGGCTGGATCCGTAGGTTCATCTACACTCCAACTGTAGGTGAGTTCTCAGATTCCCACATGGAGTATTAAAAGTAAAACTTATTATGGCATTGATGATATATCTAATACAGCCTTAAAAATGTTCTTGAATATCTGCCATAATAGAAagttgtggtttgttttcagttaGCAACAAgaatatttctctttttttgaacTGTTTGTCGTCTGGCAAACAACATGCAACTTTTAGGGACACTCGGTCTAATAATAAATTCTTCGCGGCAGTCATGTACCTTTTTTTTGTATAACATAAATGTGAGTTTGCACTTACAcgcatatttgtttgttttgtgtgtgtgtgtgtgtgtgtgtgtgtgtgtgtgtgtgtgtgtgtgtgtgtgtgtgtgtgtgtgtgtgttcagagtgGTTTTGGGAGTGTGTGCTCAGACAGGGCCTCTGCAGGCTGCTGGCCGTCCTCCTGTGCTTACTCTCCGCTGCAGTAATCTGGTCTGAGTGCACCTTCTTCAGCACACACCCCGTCCTTTCTCTGTTTGCGGTCTTTATTCAGTTGGCTGAAAAATGGTACAACTATCATTGCATTGAGGTGAGTAtgtattagtgctgtcagcgttaatcccGTTAGAATGACGTTACTACAAGGAGTGACATagtattttgatttatttaaagtttttttttctttttgccagaAAATTGgtgaaagaaacaaaagtttGCCTTTCAAACACTTGGACTCccacattattattttatttaaaaccaaCAGAAATCTGCTGTGAACATAAACATGTTGGTTATTTTGTTCTCTTCAGTTCAAGCCTAACCTTCAAACgtgtttcctttttctctccAACAGATGGTGTGCTTTGTGGGTATCCTGTTCATGTGCGTGTGCGTCTACTCCACAGTTTTCAGGATACGATTTTTCAACTACTATTACCTGGTGCCACATCACCAGACTGATGCTTACAGCCTGCTGTTCAGTGGCATGTATGTGCAGCATATTTACACTATAAGGGATGAAGTGAGTTGAAATGGAAAGTTAGTTAGTCAAACACATCTTTGCATTTTGGTTTCAAATCAATGGAACGATAGGTTACAGGTCAGACTTTCCAAACAGGAAGCACAATTCAGTCTGGTATGCTTAATTTGTGTTGTCCTAATTTTaatattctctctctttttccctgTATGACTCAGGTTATTTTGTCGTCTCACTCCACCTTTATGCCTCAACTTTCTGGGAATGATTCACATGGACTCTGCCATCTCACACAAGAACAGAGTACAGACATCTTACACCTCTGTGGGTTCCACAAATTCACgtatcaacacacacacacagacatttgtACCTGTaaattaaatgtgtgtttttcttttctttatgttttttttatcagattATGGGCTCTATGCAGCTGCTGTCATTTATATCAGATGGGTTCTACATCTATTATCCCATGCTGGTATTGCTGCTGTGCTTTGCTACATATTACAAGTAAACCAGCAATCTCTAACAACTTTTGCACATTCTTGTGTATTTTTCCCACCTAAAAATAGTCCAATGGCTGATTTAAGATGTATAAGTACAGCTATAAATATGAGAAATATGAGAActtataatatatttaaagaaagcTATGGAACAAATAACAAGTTTTAATAATATTGTTAGAGTAAGTAACATTGTTACAGTTTATCTCATAATAGAGTAAAAATCTGTCTTGTCTATAATCCTTGAAGCGTTGATGGTTTTGTGACTCATGATGTAAAATATTGTATAAGTATAAAACACTTGTTATTTAAATTATGCTTAAAAATAGcaatttaattttttgttgGACTCATTGTTTGAAGTAGAGTTGATAGGACTTTAGCTTTTCTACTGAATTCTGCTTTTGTCCAGAATCTGTAGTGCAAACACATTTCCAAACACATTATCACGCCCTTTATTTGCCAATTTAATCCAGTGTGGTTAAAATCATCCCAGCTATACACTACCCACCTGTTTATCACAAATTGCACGGTAGAGATGTAGTAGTTTTATACTTTTTATTACTCTGATACACTTAAGATGAAGGTTAATTATGAGCAATAAAATGGCCATTTTGCAGAAGGAATCTGCTCTGAAAAACCCATCACGTTTTTGTCTTGAGTACAAGAACTTATGTGTTACAGTATGtatgtcaatcattttgttttgtagTCTGGGGTCTCGCTGTTTGAACCGCTTGGGCTTCCATCAGTACATCACTGATGATGATTTGATCTCTGACCTGGTGGATGAAGGCAGGGAACTCATCAAAAGAGGTAATTTGATCACAAGTTCAATTGCTTACTCTTTCTGAAGTTTCTGTGCATCAGAGCAGTTTTGGCAGCTAAACATATCCAGGTTTTTACAGTTAATGTTTTCATGCATTATTATAGTAACctatgaaaaatgtttttttgtatgtttgttatGTTTGCACTGTATGTTTTATAATTTGTTCTTCTgtagaaagaaggaaaagacaAAGAGCTGAAGATGGAGAGAATCGAAGATGGGtagatattttctttctttagttgcTCAAGACAAGAAGATCTATCCAGCCTATTGGCTTGCCGGTTCTACTGGTTTGTGTGTATAGTGTGCCTActttgttttgtgcttcaggCGTGGAGGGAGCGGTATGGTGTCGATGGGGCCACTGGGCGGAACAGAGCTGGTTACACTGAGTTAAAGGATAACCAGAAGGAGCCTGTAACAAAGATCAAGAAAAGTGGTAGGGCTCTTTCTCATATCACTACATCTATCTAATATTTtcttcacactttttttttaaatcgataTTTGTCCACCTAACTTGCTGCTCATACAAGAAACTAAAAATCTATAATTTTAGACCTAGGGCACCTCACCCACATGAGATACATATCCATACAGGCTTTACAGCTTGCCTGGTTGGGTTTCTTTGGAAGAAGCACCACCCCTGTGTTCCCACAGGAAGTTATTCTTAGGTTTCTATGAACATGACACAAGTAAAAAGAACTTATCATACAGGAATCTAtgcaaaagactgaacaagtatggcatGTTTGGAAGTGCTGCCACAAGAAGGCCTCttttctctaaaaagaacatggcagcatggctttggtttatattttattatccaaacacagcaggaaaacacCTCATACAAGTTATCAAGCATGGTGTACAGGTGTAATGATTTGGGCCTCAGGACCTGGGCACCTGTTGACCACAAACTGCTCTGTACAAAAAGTATTCTAGAGttaaatgtgaggccatctgtctgacagctaaagcctTGTTGTAGCTTGGTAATGCAACAAGATAATGATtctgagcagcagcaacaagttGGAATCAAAGTGTTGTAAAATTACAGTCAAATTCAAGATCTCAATCTGATTCAAATTATGTGGCAAGAACCTAATACGCTGCACATGAACAACTGCCTGCTTTACATCTATATATATTTctacatatataaatatctaGCAGATGGTAGATGACGGTCATTTCTTTGCTGCAGATGATTATTACGAAGAACATTTCTAGAGTTTTTAACATGTCACCACCTTTCCCCTTTGTTTTGAATTACACCAAACATGGAGTTTTGATGGATTATCATGATTTATATGGTAAATAAACTGGTTTTTATAtcgtgcttttctactctacttaAGCACTCATTATACAACTTGTGTCATTCACCCAGTCATACAGGTACGGTTTTTCTGTGAATGCATACATCGAACTGctaaccttccaattagtagatgacctctATCTCTGGAGCTATAGCCACCCCTTGTAGAAGAAGTCAACCTGCTTACTAGTGTTGTGCATCTTTTCTTCTCTGTATTCACAGCTGTCACATTTACCAGAAGAAACGAAAAGGCCGACGAGCAGCAGACGGG is drawn from Maylandia zebra isolate NMK-2024a linkage group LG12, Mzebra_GT3a, whole genome shotgun sequence and contains these coding sequences:
- the LOC101469718 gene encoding G-protein coupled receptor-associated protein LMBRD2B, encoding MSGAALAVVVVVVFFLALYLLQRYGDLWKQQRLVLFGTLLSWYLCFLIVFILPLDVSMAVYNQCNSNIANTTTATPTNPSSRSEANLSPFPSMSPPGKCEEPWTYIPNDTLEVFWRVVYWTSQFLTWLLLPFMQSYARSGAFSVVGKIKTALIENALYYGSYLLIFIALLIYVAVQLKWKLTLADLQTIGITAANTWGLFLLVLLLGYGLVEIPRSYWLSSSHNYVLSKSYFKVAKMATEKAEADEKLADVMEEVAGIHASVRQNHFLRKYVDIILTKCPTKYQEEMGINVEISRVDQNAPPTKRVLVKLHEKVVSAVQRHNQTQVQWSILLEQAFHLEDVAKSRNSSLRHFTHSFPLAHRGWIRRFIYTPTVEWFWECVLRQGLCRLLAVLLCLLSAAVIWSECTFFSTHPVLSLFAVFIQLAEKWYNYHCIEMVCFVGILFMCVCVYSTVFRIRFFNYYYLVPHHQTDAYSLLFSGMLFCRLTPPLCLNFLGMIHMDSAISHKNRVQTSYTSIMGSMQLLSFISDGFYIYYPMLVLLLCFATYYNLGSRCLNRLGFHQYITDDDLISDLVDEGRELIKRERRKRQRAEDGENRRWAWRERYGVDGATGRNRAGYTELKDNQKEPVTKIKKSAVTFTRRNEKADEQQTGLLQEDSSDDESPNRRSTAGSYLTLSPPVKGVFDDV